In Rhodopirellula sp. P2, the DNA window GAAAAACGCTGGTCACCCACTGGAGCGGATGGATTGTTTCATAGGAAAGAGCGAAGCGTTCCAGCGTTTCGTAGTCAATGTTTCCGGTGACCAGCCCCCACACGCAAACACCGAAGACGAGCACATTGGCGACGATCAAGCTGATCGTCGCAATCGGCCAGTGATAAATGGGCGCGTCGGTTGAGATGGGGACAAACAACACGACGCGTCTCCTTCGAGCAAGAGGAATGGCAATGGCAACCACCGCGATCGTAGTCTAACGCGACCGATGCCAGTGGTGGCAGGAAACCACCTGTGATGGGGCGCACCTCGTTGATGGACTGGACTTGGAGCCCACCGTGCTTGACCGCCAAGGTGTTTGCGCATCGACGGCAAAGCCCCTTGGGTTTGGCCGGATCGCGGAGACCGATCGGTTCGACGACTCGCTGGCAAGGGTCCCAAACAATCCGCTCGCTCGCCTGGTGGGCTGCCCTGGATCCCCAGGGGAAGGCGAGGGTGAATCCACCAACAGTCTGCATCGGCGTTCTGTCTTCGCAACAGCCGGTTTGGCTTGGGAAGGCAATCAATAAACTGGGGCTGAGCCGAGACACGGCTCCTGCGAATTGTCTTAAGATGGGCCGATCCGCGGTCGCCATCTCGTGACTCCCCCACTTGCGAGGGTGCCGTCCGCAGACGGAAAGCTCACCTTGAAAGCTCCTGCCTCGTTTCCCAGTGCTGACTCAAATGCAAGACGCAGAATCCAACTCCCAGTCCGCCGCCAGATGGATCGTTCCATCGTTGTCGCTGATGATGTTCCTCCAGTTCTTCGCTTGGGGAGCTTGGTTCGCAAGCCTGTCCGCTGCGATGGATTCGAATTTGCTGGGGGCGTTTATCGGCGGAGCATACGAGGCGGCTCCGATTGCCGCGATTTTTGCTCCGCTGTTCTTGGGGTTGGTCGCGGACCGGTTCTTCGCCAGCGAACGTGTGATGGGATCGCTGATGTTGGTTGGCGGCGGCATCATGTTGCTGATCCCGGGAATGGCCGAAAACGCTTCGGCATTTGCCAATGAGACCGCCGATGCCATGCGTGCAGCAGGAACCTACGAAGCGGGGGCTTTCAGTGCCTCGCAAGCTGAAGAGAACACGGCGGGCAAGACTCTGGTCTGGATGATCTTGGCATACCTCCTGTGTTACATGCCGACGCTGGGACTCGGCAACACGATCGCATTTTCAAACATCCCCAGTCAAAACGATTTCCCCAAAATTCGCGTGTGGGGCACGATCGGCTGGATCGCTGCCGGTTTGACGGTGGGGATCTTGGGGTGGTCGTCGTCATACAACATCTTTTGGCTGGGTGCGGTCAGCTCGCTCGCGTTGGGCGTGTTGTGTTTCTTTTTGCCACACACACCGCCGCCGCTCAAAGGCAAGCCGATGGACATGCGGTCGCTGTTCATGGTCGATGCATTTGCGTTACTGAAAGATTGGAACTTCCTGATCTTCGCAGCTTGCTCCACGTTGATTTGTATTCCGTTGGCGTATTACTACGGCATGACGGCCACGTACTTGAGCCAAACCGGATT includes these proteins:
- a CDS encoding nucleoside permease, whose protein sequence is MQDAESNSQSAARWIVPSLSLMMFLQFFAWGAWFASLSAAMDSNLLGAFIGGAYEAAPIAAIFAPLFLGLVADRFFASERVMGSLMLVGGGIMLLIPGMAENASAFANETADAMRAAGTYEAGAFSASQAEENTAGKTLVWMILAYLLCYMPTLGLGNTIAFSNIPSQNDFPKIRVWGTIGWIAAGLTVGILGWSSSYNIFWLGAVSSLALGVLCFFLPHTPPPLKGKPMDMRSLFMVDAFALLKDWNFLIFAACSTLICIPLAYYYGMTATYLSQTGFAEPAATMTIGQMSEIIFMLLIPFFFRRLGVKVMILVGMACWVLRYALFAYGAPDQVTWMLLAAVALHGICYDFFFVTGFMYTDQKAPLGIRGQAQGLLVFLTQGVGMFFGYRIMAGGDLFGFIPLNLTFGSYGQQVTSSPTYVEALADARGESTSLSFLESFTQMFSRALPEGLDAGILAETMGQWKDFWLSPAIMAAIIFVVFAVTFWDRTETEPDAAEASAAEPVPSDTSV